CGGGCGGTGGTCTGGGCGTGCGGCGGCAGGTGTACTCGGTGGGCCTGGGAGGCTTCGACACGCACGCGAACCAGCGGCAGACGCAGGACGAGCTGCTGGCGGAGCTCGACTTCGCGCTGGATGCCTTCCACCAGGCGGTGACGCTGCTCGAGACGGAGACGGCCTTCGGCGCCAGTCCCCCGCAGGCCACGCTCTTCACGATGAGCGACTTCGGCCGCACCCTGCTGGAGAACTCGGAGCGGGGCACCGACCACGGCTGGGGCAACCACTCCATCGTGCTCGGCAAGCGCGTCCAGGGGCGGCGGCTCTACGGTACCTTCCCCAGCCTGGATTTGACGGGGGGTGGGGCGAGCAACCCGGACACCACCGACTCCAAGGGGCGCTGGATTCCCTCGCTGACGGTGGACCAGTACTCCTTCTCCATCGCCTCCTGGCTGGGGCTGTCGACGGCCGCGGAGCGTGACTACGTGTTCCCGAACCTCGCCGGCTACGTCGCCGCGGCGGTGGCGGGAGGCTTCCCGGCATCCGCGCGGGCCTACAAGGTCGCGTTCATGCTGCCGGACCCATAGCCCGGCGAGGGCGGGCCGGGGGCCCTCAGCTCCCGGCCTGTCTCTTGAGCCAGTCCGCCACGGTGCGTGTCGTGGGCCTGACGAGCGAGTACCTGGAGGCCTGAGTGCGACACGGCCGTGCGTCACTTTGACGCACTCCTTCCGTGACGGCCCGGGGTATGAAGGGTGGCGTGTCCAGCCTGCCGACCGACGCCGGGACGGCCCTGCACGGTGCTCCGCCACTGAAGCACGAGCCGCCGCGCGACGTCTTCCATCGCTCCGCCCTGGATGTGGTGGCGCGGCTCTCCTCCAGTGCCATCGCGCTCGGCTGGCTCGTGCGGCTGCGCTGGCACGCCGCGGCGGGGCAGGCGCTCACGGTGCTCATCGCCACGCGGGGCTTCGGGCTGGACCTGCCGGTGCTGCCGCTGCTGGCGCTGGTGGCGACGACGGTGGTGTCCAACCTCCTGCTCGTCATCCGGCTCCGCCATTCCCACCCCGTGCGCCCGGGCCTGCTCGGCGGGGTGCTCGCGTTCGACGTGCTCCTGCTGACGGGGCTGCTCGCGCTCTCCGGCGGGCCCGCCAATCCCTTCAGCGTGCTGTACCTGGTCCACGTGACGCTCGCCGCGCTGGTGCTGGGCCCGCGCTGGACGGTGCTCCTCGCGCTGCTGGCGGTGCTGGGCCATGCGAGCCTCTTCGCCGCCCATGTCCCGTTGCCGGAGGCCGCGCATCCCCGGGATGCCAGCGGCACGGACTCGCTCTACCAGCTGGGCATGTGGGTGGCCTGCATGCTGACGGCGATGGTCATCGCCTTCGTGGTGGCGCGCGTCGCCGCGGCGCTGAAGGACCGGCAGGAGGCGGTGGTGCGGGCCCAGCAGTTCGCGGCGCGCGCGGAGAAGCTCGCATCGCTGAGCACGCTGGCCGCGGGCGCGGCGCACGAGCTGGGCACGCCGCTGGGCACCATCGCCATCGCCGCCAACGAGCTGGAGTCCCTCATCCTGGAGGAGCCCCACGAGGCGCTGGAGGACGCGCGCCTCATCCGCGACGAGGTGGAGCGGTGCCGGGACATCCTGGAGCGCATGAGCGCGCGGGCCGGCCGGACGCTCGGTGAGTCTCCCGAGCGGACCACGGCGGGCGCCGTGCTCGCCGGACTGCGGGAGCAGCTCGTCGCCGCGGAGCTGGCCCGGGTCCACTTCGATGCCGGGGCGGACCTTCACCTGTGGTGCCCCGTGCGGGGCCTGGTGCAGGTGCTGGCGAACCTCGTGCGCAACGGGCTGCAGGCCAGCGACGCCACGCAGGGGCACGTCACCGTGACGGCGCGCGGGGATGCGGACCTCTTGCGCTTCACGGTGGAGGACCAGGGCACCGGCGTACCGCCCGCGCTGCTGGCTCGCCTGGGCGAGCCCTTCTTCACCACCAAGCCCGCGGGGCAGGGGATGGGGCTGGGCCTCTTCCTCACCCAGACGTACGCCGAGCTGTGCGGCGGCCGGCTGGAGCTGGCCTCCGAGGAAGGGAAGGGGACGCGGGTGACGCTGGAGCTGCCCTGCCGGACGGAGGTGGCCCATGCGGCCCGGTGAGACGCAGCCCACGGTGCTCGTCGTGGACGATGACGAGCCCTACCGCGAGCGGCTGGTGCGCGCCTTCGGCCGCAAGGGCTTCGTGGCGCACGGCGCGGCCAGCACGAAGGAGGCGCTCGGGCGCGCCCGGGAGCTGCGCCCCGGCTACGCGGTCATCGACCTGCGCCTGCAGGACGGCTCCGGGCTGGACCTGGTGCGCGAGCTGAAGGCCGTGGACGCGCGCACGACGATGGTGGTCCTCACCGGGTACGGCAGCATCGCCACGGCGGTGGAGGCCGTGCGGCGGGGCGCCACGCACTACCTCGCCAAGCCCGCGGACGTGGACGACATCCTGCTCGCCTTCGCTGGCGCCACGCTGCCGGAGGGGGAGGCGGCGGCGAAGGAGCACGAGGTGCCCTCGCTGGCGCGCGCGGAGTGGGAGCACATCCAGCGCGTGCTCGCGGACTGTGGAGGCAACATCTCCCAGGCCGCGCGCCTGCTGCGCATCCAGCGCCGCAGCCTGCAGCGCAAGCTGGCCAAGCACCCCGTGCTGAAGTGACGCCGTGCCCGCCGGGTGCGTCATCAAGACGCACGAGTGCGCCCGGGCGGCGTCGGTAGGGTGAACGACATGCTCTACACGGTGGTGCTCTTCCTCCACTCCTGGCTGCGCTGGGGCGTCGTGGTGTTCGGCGTGCTGGCGCTGGGCAGCTCCCTGCGGGCCTGGCTGCGGGGCCAGGACTGGCTGCCGTCGCACCGGCGGCTCCAGGTGGCCGTCGTCTCCCTCTTCGACACGCAGATGCTGCTCGGGCTGACGCTCTACTTCGTGCTCAGCCCGCTGACGCCCAGGTCGCTGGAGGCACTCCGGGCGAACCTGTCCGTGTCCTTCCTGCGGTTCTTCAGCGTGGAGCACCCGGCCCTGATGCTCGTCGCGCTCGCCGTCGCCCACGTGGCGTCCGCGCTGAGCCGCAGGGCGGAGGAGCCCACCCGCAAGCACCGGGTGTGGGCGCTGGGGCTGCTGGCCGTCATGCTCCTCGTCGCGCTCGCGATTCCCTGGCCCGGCCTGTCCCACGGACGGCCCCTGGTCCGCGGCTTCTGAAGCGCAATGGGCACCGTGCGTCGATTTGACGCAGGCCGCGCCTCTCCGCCGCGGTTACTCCTCCCCGCCGCACTCCTTCCGCGCCGTGAGGTCCGCACCGATGCTCGACGTCCTGTGGATGATCATGATGATGCCCGAGATGCCCGCGCCGAAGTCCGGAGCCCCTCGGGGCCCCGTCGCTTCGCTCGTTTCCGAGCCTCCCCAGCGGGGGCTCGCGCGTCGTGGGCAGTCGGGCCCGGAGCGGAGGCCGCAGGCCGGGGTCGGCCCCTCGCCCCGGCGGCTCCGTCCGGTAGAGCCGGCCTGAGGCTCCTGCCGGAGGCGGCATGGGCGACCGGGGCCTGCGGCGGGTGCCCCGGTCGCCGTGTGTTCCAGACTCCCGGTTCCTGCTCCACCGGGAGCCAGCTGTGTGACACGACGCCCCGGACGCATGGCGTACACCCGGGGCGCTCACACGGCTACTGCGCGGTGCCCTTGGCGAGCTCCGCTACGTACGAAGCGGCGATGCGCGCGAACTTCAGCGCGTGGTTGGCCGTGCCGCCGGAGTTGGTCAGCGTGTCGCTCGACGTGTGGATGTACCGGTTGCCCGCGCTCACCGTCGCCTCGTGGGGGATGGAGGCGGCGAAGCCCTGGTTGGTCCACGAGGCGTGGTCCGAGCACGCATAACCGCACGTGGAGTTGGTGTGCGTGTACCCGGCGCGGGTGGTGATGATGTTGCGCAGGAACGTGTTCTGCGCGGCGTTGGTGTAGTCGGTGATGATGGCGGCATCCACGCTGGAGCCCTTGTAGTTCGTCATGTCCAGCTGGAGCACGCCCACCACGTTGATGCCGTTGTTCTTGTGCCAGGCGGCAATCTCCTTGGAGCCGCGCAGGCCGACTTCCTCGGCGGCGTAGCCGATGAACTTCACGGTGCGCTGCGGCCGGTAGTTGCGGAGCATGGCCACGCGGATGACCTCGGTGAACGACGCGATGCCCGACGCGTTGTCATCCGCGCCCGGCGCGGTGCTGCCGGAGCTGATGGAGTCCAGGTGCCCGCCCACCACCACCACCTCGTCGGGCAGGGTGCTGCCGCGGATGGTGAAGATGACGGACGGCTGGGCCCAGGCGGCGTGGGTGAACAGCGCCACGCTGGCGTCGGTGCGCCCGGCCGGGATGAAGCCCTGCCACTTGCTGCGCAGCGCGTTGACCGCGTTCACACCCGTGGTCGACGTGTAGTAGCGCGTCGTGTAGCCCGCCAGCAGGGTGATGGTGCTGCGGACGTTGGCCTCCGTCATCGAGCTCATCAGCGCGGTGGCCGTCGCGGCGTTGTCGAGCGTGTAGGTGACGAGGTTCTGCGTCGCCAGCGCGGGCGCGGGCGTCAGCGAGGCGATGGCCTCGTCCCGCGTCTCGTACGTCATGAAGCCCGCGCACCGGTTGAACTTCTCGTGCATGAGCGTCGCCAGCTTCTCCAGCTGCGACTCGCGAACGCGGAACATCGTGGCCTCGCCCTTCACCAACTCCTGCGTGGGCTCCTCCCAGCCCACGCTGCGGAACGACTCGCGGACCGACTCCACTGTGTCGGTGCCGAGGGTGACCCAGAGCTCCGGGTCCTTCTTCAGCGAGGCCGGGGACTTCTCGGCGAGGGCCGGCGTGGTGCTCAGCAACATCAGGGCGGGCAACAGTCTCTTCAAGCGCATCACTCCTCCAAGGGGACCAGGGTGCTGCACGGCAGCCCGCGAGAGCTTGCGAGAGGGGGGACATGGCGGGCGTCCGTATCCTGCTTTCCAGGAATTCCTAAAATAAATGGCTTTAAAGGGAATGTGAAGTAGAGAACAGTCCAGGGGGCCCGGATGGTGTGCGACCTGGGAGGCTGGCGCAGTGCGTGATGGGCCCATCCGGGGGTTGGGAGCGGTACAGTTCGCTCCTCACCGGGGGACATGGATGGGACGAAACAGCGCCAGCGCCTTGGACGAGTACAACGCTCTCCAGGAGCAGCAGAAGCGCCAACCCCTGAGCCCGGAGCAGGAGCAGCGCCTGGAGCTGCTGCGTGACGTGCTGCTGGAGCTGGGCGCGCTGCCGGCGCCCGGGAGCGGGCAGCCCGCCCGGCCCGCGCGCGCGGATGCGGTGCTGGAGCTCACCTTCGCCACGCAGGACGACGTGGTGCGCGCGTACAGCAAGAACATCGGCGCGGGCGGCCTGGCCATCCGGACGTCGCGGCCGCTGCCGGTGGGCAGCACGCTGGAGCTGCGAATCACGCTTCCGGACGCGCCCCAGCCACTTCAAGCGTTCGGCCAGGTGGCCTGGTCGCGCGAGGACGGGATGGGCGTGGCCTTCACCCAGCTTCCCGCCGAGGGCGAGCGGCGGCTGAAGGCGTTCCTCACGGCGGACGCCTCGCTGCTCAAGCGGGTGCGCAGCGTCCTGAAGACGGACGTGGTGGCGCTGCTGAAGACGGACGTGCGCGAGCTGGGTAAGGCGCCCGCGCCCCAGGCCGCGGAGGCGCAGGAGGTGGACACGCGGCCGATGGTGCTGGTGCGGCTGACGGACACGCGGCTGATGACGCTCGTCACGGAGCTCTTCACCCAGCAGGGCGTCCGGGTGGTGACGGAGACGGACAAGCCGGCGCCCATCATCGTCGTGGATACGGGCTCGGCCCTGGACGTGCTCCGGGCCGCGGGCCGGCTGGGGGCGCGGGTCGTCATGGTCAACGTGAGCGGGCCGGATTCCCTGGTGGGCCGGCTGACGAACCTCAACCCCGCGGCGTACGTGAAGAGCCCGGCCACCGCGGCCTCGGTGCTCCACGCCGTGGCCCGCCTGCTGGGCCCCGCCGAGGCCCGCTGAGCCCGGAGGGCGTGAAGGGCAGGGGACGTCCGTACACCGGGGGTGGGGGCAGGCGACCCGGCACCAGGCTGGCCTCTGCCGTCACCTCCGGACAGGCTCGGACTCTGACGTAGAGTGGGGCCCGCCTGGCGCCGAACGCGCGGTGCCGGCATGGGTTGGGAGGACGGACGGTCATGGACTTCGACTGGCTCATCATCGGCTCGGGGTTTGGCGGCAGCGTGAGCGCGCTGCGGCTGACGGAGAAGGGCTACCGCGTGGCGGTGCTCGAGAAGGGGCGCCGCCTGCGCGCGCCGGACTTCCCGAAGACGAACTGGGACCTCAGGCGCTGGCTGTGGATGCCGCAGCTCGGCTGGCGGGGCCTGTTCAAGATGACCTTCTTCCGCCACGTCACCGTGATGTCCGGGGTGGGCGTGGGCGGCGGCTCGCTCGTCTACGCCAACACGCTGCCCATCCCGAAGGACGACTTCTTCCAGTCCTCCTCCTGGGGCCATCTCGCCGGGTGGAAGGAGGAGCTGGCGCCGCACTACGCCACCGCGCGGCGGATGCTGGGCGCCACCGTCAACCCGCTCAACACCTTCCCGGACAAGGTGCTCAAGGAGGTGGGCGAGGACCTGGGACGCACCGACTTCCAGCCCACCACCGTGGCCGTCTACTTCGGCGAGCCCGGCGTCACCGTGAAGGACCCCTACTTCAACGGCCAGGGCCCCGAGCGCACCGGCTGCAACTCGTGCGGCGGCTGCATGCTCGGCTGCCGGCACAACGCCAAGAACACGCTCGACAAGAACTACCTGTACCTGGCGGAGCAGCGCGGCCTCACGCTCCACGCGGACACGGAAGTCACCTGGGTGCGCCCGCTGCCCGACGGCGGCTACGAGGTGGAGGCGCTGCGCGGCGCCCGGCGCTTCTTCCGCGAGAAGCTGCGCTTCACCGCGCGCAACGTCATCTTCGCCGGCGGCGTGCTGGGGACGATGGACCTCTTGCTGAAGCTGAAGGAGCACCCGGACGGGCT
Above is a window of Pyxidicoccus xibeiensis DNA encoding:
- a CDS encoding ATP-binding protein, which codes for MSSLPTDAGTALHGAPPLKHEPPRDVFHRSALDVVARLSSSAIALGWLVRLRWHAAAGQALTVLIATRGFGLDLPVLPLLALVATTVVSNLLLVIRLRHSHPVRPGLLGGVLAFDVLLLTGLLALSGGPANPFSVLYLVHVTLAALVLGPRWTVLLALLAVLGHASLFAAHVPLPEAAHPRDASGTDSLYQLGMWVACMLTAMVIAFVVARVAAALKDRQEAVVRAQQFAARAEKLASLSTLAAGAAHELGTPLGTIAIAANELESLILEEPHEALEDARLIRDEVERCRDILERMSARAGRTLGESPERTTAGAVLAGLREQLVAAELARVHFDAGADLHLWCPVRGLVQVLANLVRNGLQASDATQGHVTVTARGDADLLRFTVEDQGTGVPPALLARLGEPFFTTKPAGQGMGLGLFLTQTYAELCGGRLELASEEGKGTRVTLELPCRTEVAHAAR
- a CDS encoding response regulator transcription factor, which encodes MRPGETQPTVLVVDDDEPYRERLVRAFGRKGFVAHGAASTKEALGRARELRPGYAVIDLRLQDGSGLDLVRELKAVDARTTMVVLTGYGSIATAVEAVRRGATHYLAKPADVDDILLAFAGATLPEGEAAAKEHEVPSLARAEWEHIQRVLADCGGNISQAARLLRIQRRSLQRKLAKHPVLK
- a CDS encoding M20/M25/M40 family metallo-hydrolase, whose protein sequence is MRLKRLLPALMLLSTTPALAEKSPASLKKDPELWVTLGTDTVESVRESFRSVGWEEPTQELVKGEATMFRVRESQLEKLATLMHEKFNRCAGFMTYETRDEAIASLTPAPALATQNLVTYTLDNAATATALMSSMTEANVRSTITLLAGYTTRYYTSTTGVNAVNALRSKWQGFIPAGRTDASVALFTHAAWAQPSVIFTIRGSTLPDEVVVVGGHLDSISSGSTAPGADDNASGIASFTEVIRVAMLRNYRPQRTVKFIGYAAEEVGLRGSKEIAAWHKNNGINVVGVLQLDMTNYKGSSVDAAIITDYTNAAQNTFLRNIITTRAGYTHTNSTCGYACSDHASWTNQGFAASIPHEATVSAGNRYIHTSSDTLTNSGGTANHALKFARIAASYVAELAKGTAQ
- a CDS encoding TIGR02266 family protein, encoding MGRNSASALDEYNALQEQQKRQPLSPEQEQRLELLRDVLLELGALPAPGSGQPARPARADAVLELTFATQDDVVRAYSKNIGAGGLAIRTSRPLPVGSTLELRITLPDAPQPLQAFGQVAWSREDGMGVAFTQLPAEGERRLKAFLTADASLLKRVRSVLKTDVVALLKTDVRELGKAPAPQAAEAQEVDTRPMVLVRLTDTRLMTLVTELFTQQGVRVVTETDKPAPIIVVDTGSALDVLRAAGRLGARVVMVNVSGPDSLVGRLTNLNPAAYVKSPATAASVLHAVARLLGPAEAR
- a CDS encoding GMC family oxidoreductase yields the protein MDFDWLIIGSGFGGSVSALRLTEKGYRVAVLEKGRRLRAPDFPKTNWDLRRWLWMPQLGWRGLFKMTFFRHVTVMSGVGVGGGSLVYANTLPIPKDDFFQSSSWGHLAGWKEELAPHYATARRMLGATVNPLNTFPDKVLKEVGEDLGRTDFQPTTVAVYFGEPGVTVKDPYFNGQGPERTGCNSCGGCMLGCRHNAKNTLDKNYLYLAEQRGLTLHADTEVTWVRPLPDGGYEVEALRGARRFFREKLRFTARNVIFAGGVLGTMDLLLKLKEHPDGLPRLSERLGDGVRTNSEALVGVVSGRKELDLSKGIAIGSILHTDARSHLEPVRYSEGSGFFRLLMAPQVSGATMFARLARLFGMLARHPVRFLKAWFVPDFAKRTMILLYMRTLEGHLRMRRGRGLTTGLRKGVTTGLQEGPAPTSNMPEAFDLAKRVSDKLDGYPMTMVSETLLGIPTTAHILGGCCMGDSAGTGVIDHRHRVFGYDGLYVVDGSAISANPGVNPSLTITALAERAMTFIPAAKELPRGDTDAVLEPAARGGVGPVAAVGR